The following proteins come from a genomic window of Terribacillus aidingensis:
- a CDS encoding HAMP domain-containing sensor histidine kinase, whose amino-acid sequence MRLKTQLNIAFTTLLIIVMGFTAITLYSQLKGLLVTNETRQLEESGQILLTAISGVDSIPATSLDNMLNNLDLKMFLYDEEAEEVTYTNLVRLDAERFAEKYDTAPTKKNTIWQENRNSYVVKSIATGENQNMVILRPIRELEEVQESFFQRIFLVFLIGVMIAILISTYLTQRLVKPLTELKYQLKKIQRREFDNIESVKASGEIKEVEQSAIEMAKELNRYITSQRQFFQNASHELKTPLMTIQGYAEGIKDGVFTGKDQEHGLEVVVSEIKRLKQLINEMILLAKLDSEEGIYKEEQIEIKELVNLTIDRALPIASDKNIQLTYNKLPAIVINGDKEKLLRAMMNITSNAIRHAGSQVHISVQPSTIRQVEITINDDGPGISEDLLPNMFQRFVKGEGGETGLGLAISRAIVERHNGIIRAGESDLGGASFTIIL is encoded by the coding sequence GATGGGATTCACAGCTATTACGTTGTATTCACAGCTAAAGGGTTTGCTTGTTACCAATGAGACTCGGCAATTAGAGGAAAGTGGTCAAATTCTACTCACAGCAATCAGTGGTGTAGATTCAATTCCTGCTACCTCACTGGACAATATGCTTAATAATCTAGATCTCAAAATGTTCCTCTATGATGAAGAAGCAGAGGAAGTTACCTATACCAACCTTGTGCGGTTAGACGCGGAAAGATTTGCTGAAAAATATGATACTGCTCCAACTAAAAAAAATACCATCTGGCAGGAGAATCGAAACAGTTATGTAGTCAAATCCATAGCAACTGGTGAAAATCAGAATATGGTCATCCTACGTCCGATTCGCGAATTAGAAGAAGTGCAAGAAAGCTTTTTCCAGCGTATTTTCCTTGTATTTCTAATCGGTGTCATGATAGCTATTCTGATCAGCACTTACCTGACACAGCGACTTGTAAAACCTTTGACAGAATTGAAGTACCAGCTGAAAAAAATTCAGCGGCGCGAATTCGATAATATTGAATCTGTAAAAGCAAGTGGTGAAATCAAAGAAGTAGAGCAAAGCGCGATTGAGATGGCTAAAGAATTGAATCGTTATATTACCTCTCAGCGTCAATTCTTCCAAAATGCCAGCCATGAACTGAAAACACCGCTTATGACGATTCAAGGCTATGCGGAAGGTATTAAAGATGGCGTCTTCACAGGCAAGGATCAGGAGCATGGCCTTGAGGTCGTTGTTTCCGAGATCAAGCGTTTAAAACAGCTGATTAATGAGATGATCCTTCTAGCTAAGCTCGACAGCGAGGAAGGTATTTATAAAGAAGAGCAAATAGAGATAAAAGAACTGGTCAATTTGACGATAGACCGTGCCTTGCCGATTGCAAGCGACAAGAATATTCAACTTACCTACAATAAACTGCCTGCAATTGTGATTAATGGGGATAAAGAGAAACTTCTTCGGGCAATGATGAATATAACGTCCAATGCAATCCGCCATGCTGGCAGTCAAGTGCATATCTCTGTTCAGCCAAGCACTATCCGGCAAGTCGAAATCACCATTAATGATGATGGACCGGGCATTTCGGAGGACTTGCTGCCAAATATGTTCCAGCGTTTTGTTAAAGGTGAAGGCGGAGAAACCGGACTTGGCCTTGCGATCTCCCGTGCGATCGTTGAACGGCATAATGGGATCATTCGGGCAGGGGAGTCAGACTTAGGCGGAGCAAGCTTTACGATAATATTATAA
- the typA gene encoding translational GTPase TypA yields the protein MQLREDIRNIAIIAHVDHGKTTLVDQLLKYSGTFRDNEHVDERAMDSNDLEKERGITILAKNTAINYNDTRINILDTPGHADFGGEVERVLKMVDGVLLVVDAYEGAMPQTRFVLKKALEQKLTPVVVVNKIDKPSARPEHVIDEVLDLFIELGADDDQLEFPVVYASALNGTSGEEPDGQVESMDAIFKTIMDNIPAPIDNSDEGLQFQVTILDYNDFLGRIGVGRIFRGSVKVGDQVALMKKDGSVKNFRITKLFGFIGLKRIEITEAKAGDIVAVAGLEDINVGETVCSVNAQEALPVPRIDEPTLQMTFLVNNSPFAGKEGKYITSRKIEERLLNQLETDVSLRVDPTDSPDAWTVSGRGELHLSILIENMRREGYELQLSKPQVILKEIDGKMCEPVERVQADVPEEYTGAVMESLGSRKGEMVDMINQGNGQVRLEFRVPSRGLIGYSTEFMSQTRGFGILNHTFDGYEPVIAGQVGGRAKGVLVALEQGKASTYGIMKLEDRGIIFVAPGTDVYAGMIVGEHSRDNDLTVNITVEKHLTNVRSANKDQTSTIRKTRDLSLEEAIEYLNDDEYCEVTPESIRLRKKILNKNEREKATKKKKA from the coding sequence ATGCAATTAAGAGAAGATATTCGCAATATCGCGATTATTGCCCACGTTGACCACGGGAAAACGACTTTGGTTGACCAGTTGCTGAAATATTCTGGTACTTTCCGTGATAATGAGCACGTGGATGAGCGCGCAATGGATTCCAACGACTTGGAAAAAGAGCGCGGAATCACAATCTTAGCGAAAAACACTGCGATTAATTATAACGATACACGTATTAATATATTGGATACACCAGGACACGCCGATTTCGGTGGTGAGGTAGAGCGCGTACTGAAAATGGTAGATGGCGTTTTACTTGTCGTGGATGCTTACGAAGGCGCAATGCCCCAGACTCGTTTCGTATTGAAAAAAGCTTTGGAGCAAAAGCTTACTCCGGTTGTAGTCGTAAACAAAATCGACAAACCGAGTGCACGTCCTGAGCATGTTATCGATGAAGTACTTGATCTATTCATCGAGCTTGGTGCGGATGATGACCAGCTTGAATTCCCAGTTGTCTATGCGTCAGCATTGAACGGTACTTCCGGTGAAGAGCCAGATGGACAAGTGGAATCAATGGATGCCATCTTCAAAACGATCATGGATAACATCCCTGCTCCAATCGATAACTCTGATGAAGGCTTGCAATTCCAGGTTACTATCTTGGATTACAACGACTTCCTTGGCCGTATTGGTGTTGGTCGTATCTTCCGTGGTTCCGTTAAAGTCGGCGATCAGGTCGCCCTGATGAAGAAAGACGGTTCCGTGAAGAACTTCCGTATTACAAAACTATTCGGTTTCATCGGTTTGAAACGAATTGAAATCACAGAAGCAAAAGCTGGTGACATCGTTGCCGTTGCTGGTCTTGAGGACATTAACGTTGGAGAGACTGTCTGCTCAGTAAATGCTCAAGAAGCATTGCCGGTTCCACGTATTGATGAACCAACATTGCAAATGACATTCCTAGTAAACAACAGTCCGTTTGCGGGTAAAGAAGGTAAATACATCACTTCCCGTAAAATCGAAGAACGTTTGCTTAACCAGCTTGAGACAGATGTAAGTCTACGTGTAGATCCAACTGATTCTCCTGATGCTTGGACAGTTTCCGGACGCGGAGAGCTTCACCTTTCCATCTTGATTGAGAACATGCGCCGTGAAGGCTATGAGCTTCAATTGTCCAAACCACAGGTAATCCTTAAGGAAATCGACGGCAAAATGTGTGAACCGGTTGAACGCGTACAAGCAGACGTACCGGAAGAATACACAGGAGCAGTTATGGAATCCTTAGGTTCCCGTAAAGGGGAAATGGTCGACATGATCAACCAAGGCAACGGTCAAGTTCGTCTTGAGTTCCGTGTACCTTCCCGTGGATTGATCGGTTACTCTACAGAGTTCATGTCCCAAACACGCGGATTCGGTATCCTGAACCACACATTTGATGGGTATGAGCCTGTCATTGCTGGACAGGTTGGCGGAAGAGCAAAAGGTGTACTTGTAGCTCTTGAACAAGGTAAAGCATCTACTTACGGTATCATGAAGCTTGAAGATCGCGGTATCATCTTCGTAGCTCCTGGTACAGATGTATATGCAGGTATGATCGTTGGGGAGCACAGCCGTGATAACGACCTTACAGTTAACATCACTGTGGAAAAACACCTGACTAACGTACGTTCAGCAAACAAAGACCAAACTTCCACAATTCGTAAAACACGCGACTTGTCTCTTGAAGAGGCGATCGAGTACTTGAACGATGATGAGTATTGCGAAGTAACACCGGAATCCATCCGTCTTCGTAAGAAAATCCTTAACAAGAACGAACGTGAAAAAGCAACGAAAAAGAAAAAAGCATAA
- a CDS encoding DUF1232 domain-containing protein — protein MTRLWSRLRFLFNFRKSIPFLKAFFTAKDVAAAKKVTAVALIVLYFVFPFDLIPDFLIGIGIVDDLAVATFILQLIIKMAPAHLKDKFNADRNDNKVINI, from the coding sequence ATGACCAGACTATGGAGCAGGCTCCGTTTTCTGTTCAATTTCCGCAAATCGATTCCATTTCTGAAAGCTTTCTTCACAGCTAAAGATGTGGCAGCAGCTAAGAAAGTGACAGCCGTTGCATTGATTGTCCTGTACTTTGTCTTCCCATTTGACTTGATACCTGATTTTCTAATCGGAATTGGTATCGTGGATGACCTAGCAGTTGCAACATTCATCCTGCAGCTCATCATTAAAATGGCACCAGCACATTTGAAAGATAAGTTTAATGCTGACCGAAACGACAATAAGGTTATAAATATATAA
- a CDS encoding sucrose-specific PTS transporter subunit IIBC produces the protein MTDNRKIAEEVINAIGGKENISSIAHCATRLRIVVHDKERIDKENVESIDKVKGAFFNSGQYQIIFGTGTVNKIYDELQALGIDGASVQEVKQAGKKEGSAFQRAIRTFGDVFVPIIPVLVATGLFMGLRGLLTQDQILHLFGLAPADIPANFLLFTQVLTDTAFAFLPALVAWSSFKVFGGSPVLGIVLGLMLVNPALPNAYEVANGSAEAITLFGFIPVVGYQGSVLPAFFIGLIGAKLERALRRRITEALDLILTPFLTLTIMITLGLFAIGPIFHSLEDLVLTGTLAVLDLPFGIAGLLIGSLNQLVVVTGVHHIFNFLEIQLLENRGMNPFNAIITCGMAAQGAACLAVGLKTKDAKLKALALPSSFSAFLGISEPAIFGINLRFIKPFIMGLIGGGVGGFLASLLDLAGTGMSITVIPGTLLYLNSQLPFYILINLVAMAVAFTLTWMFGYKDPKRL, from the coding sequence ATGACTGATAACAGGAAAATTGCTGAGGAAGTCATCAACGCCATTGGAGGAAAAGAGAACATTTCCTCTATAGCTCATTGTGCAACTCGCCTTCGAATCGTTGTACATGATAAAGAGAGGATTGACAAGGAGAACGTTGAAAGTATAGATAAGGTTAAAGGTGCATTTTTTAACTCTGGGCAATATCAAATCATATTTGGAACCGGCACCGTAAACAAAATCTATGATGAGCTTCAGGCACTTGGTATTGACGGTGCATCTGTACAGGAAGTAAAGCAAGCTGGTAAAAAGGAAGGTTCTGCTTTCCAACGGGCAATCCGGACTTTCGGGGATGTCTTCGTACCGATTATCCCAGTCCTCGTAGCAACTGGATTATTTATGGGGCTGCGCGGTCTGCTGACACAGGATCAAATTCTCCACCTATTCGGCTTGGCTCCAGCAGATATACCCGCAAATTTCCTTTTATTTACACAAGTTCTGACTGATACTGCATTTGCCTTTCTGCCCGCATTAGTCGCTTGGTCATCTTTTAAAGTATTTGGCGGAAGCCCTGTTTTAGGTATTGTATTAGGTCTGATGCTTGTTAATCCTGCCTTACCCAATGCCTATGAAGTAGCAAATGGATCTGCAGAAGCTATCACTCTATTTGGTTTTATACCTGTTGTAGGCTATCAAGGATCTGTACTGCCTGCATTCTTCATCGGACTGATTGGTGCAAAATTAGAAAGAGCATTACGCCGTCGCATAACGGAAGCACTTGATTTGATTCTTACCCCCTTCCTTACATTGACTATCATGATTACACTAGGACTGTTTGCAATTGGTCCAATCTTTCATTCTCTCGAGGATCTTGTCTTGACTGGGACATTGGCTGTATTGGATTTACCATTCGGGATTGCGGGATTATTGATCGGTTCTCTCAATCAGCTCGTTGTAGTCACAGGTGTGCATCACATTTTCAACTTCCTGGAGATACAGCTATTGGAGAATCGCGGAATGAATCCTTTCAATGCAATCATTACATGCGGTATGGCTGCGCAAGGCGCTGCTTGTCTTGCAGTTGGTCTAAAGACAAAGGATGCTAAATTGAAAGCGTTAGCATTGCCATCTTCTTTCTCAGCATTTCTTGGTATATCGGAACCCGCTATTTTTGGTATCAATTTAAGATTCATAAAGCCTTTTATCATGGGATTGATTGGCGGAGGTGTTGGAGGTTTCCTTGCATCCCTACTCGATTTAGCTGGAACAGGAATGAGTATCACTGTCATACCAGGCACCCTGCTCTATTTGAATAGTCAGCTTCCTTTTTATATCCTGATAAACTTGGTTGCTATGGCAGTAGCATTCACGCTTACTTGGATGTTTGGTTATAAAGATCCGAAGAGATTGTAA
- a CDS encoding sucrose-6-phosphate hydrolase has protein sequence MTNADKYRLLSEAAPDELEKLAEKVNASPWRQHYHIQPPTGLLNDPNGFGYYNDRYHLFYQWHPFGPVHGMKYWYHVTSTDLVHWKDMGIGIEPGGQYDSHGAYSGSALAEDEKLYLFYTGNTRDKDWVRHPYQCLAVMDQEGHITKQDAPIIDAPPQGYTAHFRDPKVWKADDRYYAVLGAQRLNKTGCVLIYKSADLHTWSFIGELKTSLADFGYMWECPDYFELGEKGVLLFCPQGLPAEENRFENIHQAGFLIGEPIDPEVPNFQHGSFMEMDRGFDFYASQTTLSPDGKRILIGWMGLPDTDYPTDMHGWAHCLTLPRELTIKDGILLQRPVKEVELLRKDKNTASHTVHNTKIQLEEIHGSSYELICELCMEGAAKAGISFRTGVTEETLLYYDAVSKYLVLDRTRSGAAMKNGNGSIRRYALDATKITLRLFVDQSSVEIFINDGEAVMTARIFPAKDSNGVAFFTEGGNATFNAVQWLYR, from the coding sequence ATGACAAATGCAGATAAATACCGCCTATTATCGGAGGCTGCCCCTGATGAATTGGAGAAACTGGCGGAGAAGGTTAATGCCTCTCCTTGGAGACAGCATTATCATATTCAGCCTCCTACCGGATTATTGAACGATCCAAATGGATTTGGGTATTACAATGACCGATACCATCTCTTTTACCAGTGGCACCCATTTGGTCCCGTCCATGGAATGAAGTACTGGTATCATGTAACATCGACAGATTTGGTTCATTGGAAGGATATGGGGATTGGAATAGAACCCGGAGGGCAGTATGATTCACATGGCGCATACTCGGGCAGTGCCTTGGCTGAGGATGAAAAGCTCTACCTCTTTTACACCGGAAATACAAGGGATAAAGACTGGGTGAGGCATCCCTATCAATGTCTTGCAGTGATGGATCAAGAGGGGCATATCACAAAACAAGACGCCCCAATCATCGATGCTCCCCCTCAAGGCTACACCGCCCATTTCCGCGATCCTAAAGTGTGGAAAGCAGATGACCGCTACTATGCTGTTTTAGGAGCACAGCGGCTGAATAAGACGGGATGTGTGCTGATTTATAAATCAGCTGATTTGCATACTTGGTCATTCATCGGGGAGCTGAAAACATCCCTTGCTGATTTCGGATATATGTGGGAATGCCCTGATTATTTTGAGTTAGGAGAAAAAGGTGTCCTTCTCTTTTGTCCACAAGGATTACCAGCAGAAGAGAATCGTTTTGAAAATATCCATCAGGCGGGTTTCTTGATAGGAGAACCCATTGATCCAGAAGTACCTAACTTTCAGCATGGCAGTTTCATGGAAATGGATAGAGGATTCGATTTTTACGCTTCGCAAACCACCCTTTCACCAGATGGGAAGCGCATCCTCATTGGCTGGATGGGACTTCCCGATACTGATTATCCAACAGATATGCATGGCTGGGCACATTGCCTTACGCTGCCGAGAGAACTTACCATCAAAGATGGCATACTGCTGCAGCGACCTGTCAAAGAAGTGGAACTGCTTCGAAAAGATAAAAACACTGCTTCCCATACAGTACACAATACTAAAATCCAGCTCGAAGAAATACATGGATCTTCTTATGAATTGATTTGCGAACTGTGTATGGAAGGTGCTGCAAAAGCCGGAATTTCATTTCGAACTGGAGTTACGGAAGAAACGCTGCTTTATTATGACGCAGTTTCTAAGTATCTTGTCTTGGACCGAACACGGTCAGGTGCGGCGATGAAAAATGGCAATGGAAGCATTCGACGTTATGCACTAGATGCAACAAAAATAACACTCAGATTGTTTGTCGATCAATCCTCGGTTGAAATTTTCATCAATGACGGAGAAGCCGTCATGACCGCCAGGATATTCCCAGCAAAGGATAGTAACGGTGTTGCCTTCTTTACCGAAGGAGGAAATGCAACATTTAACGCAGTGCAGTGGCTATATAGATAA
- a CDS encoding LacI family DNA-binding transcriptional regulator, translated as MLFERNKEMKTIADIADLAGVSKSTVSRYLNGGSVSTATKKRLERIINEQNYVPNTFAQSLKAKKTAMVGIIVPRLDSFAASHTMMGIDESLRRQGYQLLIASANQEVSREIEAIHNFARQKVAGIILMSTQITTEHLQAIKEASIPILLVGQQHPLLPSLIHDDYEAGKMMGEFVVKQGHRQIIYLGVTESDIAVGIERKRGFREALEHYDCHADYLETSFRMQDAMVLAQSFLSKTEATLIVGATDNIALGIIKAAHQLNLRIPADISIAGFGGYDTAEIVTPALTTVKYDYLDAGKKAGEKIVELIEDEYCENLTTYPVQLIRRESVDII; from the coding sequence ATGCTTTTTGAAAGGAACAAAGAGATGAAGACTATAGCGGATATTGCAGATCTGGCTGGAGTTTCAAAAAGTACGGTATCTCGCTATTTGAATGGCGGCTCTGTCAGTACAGCTACAAAGAAAAGGCTGGAACGTATTATAAACGAACAAAATTATGTACCAAATACATTTGCCCAAAGTCTGAAGGCTAAGAAAACTGCTATGGTCGGTATCATCGTACCTCGTCTGGATTCCTTTGCAGCCTCTCATACAATGATGGGGATTGATGAATCCTTACGCAGGCAGGGCTATCAATTACTGATTGCAAGTGCCAATCAAGAGGTCAGCCGGGAAATTGAAGCGATTCACAACTTTGCCAGACAGAAGGTCGCAGGCATCATCCTCATGTCTACACAAATTACCACTGAACACTTACAAGCTATAAAAGAAGCAAGTATACCAATTCTGCTGGTAGGTCAGCAGCATCCTTTACTCCCGAGCTTGATACATGACGATTATGAAGCAGGAAAGATGATGGGTGAATTTGTTGTAAAGCAAGGGCATCGTCAAATAATTTACCTCGGCGTTACAGAAAGTGATATTGCAGTGGGAATCGAACGGAAACGCGGTTTCCGCGAGGCACTGGAACATTATGACTGCCATGCTGATTATCTGGAAACAAGCTTCCGGATGCAAGATGCGATGGTGCTGGCACAAAGCTTCCTTTCCAAAACGGAAGCTACCTTGATTGTCGGAGCAACCGATAACATCGCCTTGGGTATAATCAAAGCAGCACATCAACTTAACCTTCGAATTCCTGCCGATATTTCAATTGCCGGATTTGGAGGTTATGATACAGCAGAGATTGTCACACCAGCTTTGACTACGGTTAAATACGATTACCTAGACGCTGGCAAAAAAGCAGGTGAAAAAATTGTAGAGCTTATCGAGGATGAATACTGCGAGAACCTCACCACCTACCCTGTGCAATTAATAAGACGTGAAAGCGTTGACATAATATAA
- a CDS encoding FtsX-like permease family protein: protein MTFKDKWRFVQQNMKKNKVRVFMTILAAAMGSCFLIVLASVGFGLHDSLIKDELESRAVTKIDIYGTDNEEQLGFTAENITELKQIENVDAVRQIQSLGETNFHLDGYTNEMPSAIAVDFENEKQAGIELGSGRLPEKEDEIVVSSDFAAFLGKDGVEEKDKFAEDGTIKPEYLYEEEVLNKEIELEASTLPEDGSEPRTATEKVQIVGIEAAPANEYIYTNSVKTTPELKRTLDEALDVTDSYTEQGDPLYDQVEVYASNAEAVEPILNSLDEKGYLAYSNLEELKNINILFNVAKAGLIIVGTIAVLIASIGIYNTMTMAVTERAPDIGIMKAIGANPKTIKQIFLMESTFIGLAGALIGTAVAYLISFLVNAGVPVILEQIFEEEIPATLQLSSIPFLLAAISITICLVVTILSGSRPAKQATNVDVLRALRREI, encoded by the coding sequence ATGACATTCAAAGATAAATGGCGTTTTGTCCAGCAGAATATGAAGAAGAATAAAGTTCGTGTGTTCATGACCATACTTGCAGCCGCTATGGGGAGCTGTTTCCTGATTGTACTAGCGTCTGTCGGGTTTGGTCTGCATGACTCCTTAATCAAAGACGAGCTGGAAAGCAGGGCTGTTACAAAAATTGATATATACGGTACTGATAATGAAGAACAGCTAGGTTTTACGGCTGAAAATATCACTGAATTGAAGCAAATTGAGAATGTAGATGCTGTACGGCAAATTCAAAGTCTTGGTGAAACTAACTTTCATTTAGATGGTTACACGAACGAGATGCCTTCCGCTATTGCTGTTGATTTTGAAAACGAAAAACAGGCAGGAATCGAACTTGGCAGCGGGAGGTTGCCGGAGAAAGAGGATGAGATCGTCGTCAGCAGTGATTTTGCTGCATTCTTGGGGAAAGATGGCGTCGAAGAAAAGGACAAGTTTGCAGAGGATGGTACGATAAAGCCTGAATATCTATACGAGGAAGAGGTCCTCAACAAAGAAATCGAGCTCGAGGCATCCACTCTTCCGGAAGACGGGAGCGAGCCTCGCACAGCAACGGAAAAAGTCCAAATTGTCGGGATTGAAGCAGCACCGGCAAACGAATACATCTACACGAATTCAGTGAAGACAACTCCTGAACTGAAAAGAACGCTTGATGAAGCATTAGATGTAACAGACAGCTATACAGAGCAGGGAGATCCGCTGTACGACCAAGTAGAAGTTTATGCTTCCAATGCAGAAGCAGTAGAACCTATCCTGAACTCCTTGGATGAGAAAGGCTATTTAGCTTATTCGAATTTGGAGGAGCTGAAAAACATCAACATTCTGTTCAATGTTGCGAAAGCCGGACTCATAATCGTAGGTACGATTGCAGTACTAATTGCCTCCATCGGGATTTACAATACCATGACGATGGCAGTGACCGAGCGCGCACCGGATATCGGCATCATGAAAGCAATTGGTGCAAACCCTAAAACAATAAAACAAATTTTTCTTATGGAAAGTACGTTCATCGGGCTAGCAGGTGCACTGATTGGTACAGCTGTTGCTTATTTAATCAGCTTCCTTGTGAATGCCGGAGTTCCAGTGATATTGGAGCAGATATTCGAAGAGGAAATACCAGCCACATTGCAGCTTTCATCTATTCCGTTTCTATTAGCTGCCATTAGCATTACCATTTGTCTGGTTGTTACGATCCTATCGGGATCCAGACCGGCAAAACAGGCTACGAATGTAGATGTACTGCGAGCATTGAGACGCGAAATCTAG
- a CDS encoding ABC transporter ATP-binding protein, whose amino-acid sequence MITIKQVSHHYTMGKKAKETIVPVLHGIDLRVEKGEIVSLVGKSGSGKSTLLHIIGGFIQPTSGQVEINGTPITGWNEGQLADFRLQHIGYIFQNFQLIPSMTAAQNIELPLILNGTSKQKRKQKVADMLQQVELEAFPDHYPSELSGGQQQRVAIARALILDPPLILADEPTGSLDSDTEAELLSLIQKLNKQAGITFLIITHDHEVAAIADRQLEIRDGQMQKVKGVMPV is encoded by the coding sequence ATGATAACAATCAAACAAGTATCTCATCACTATACGATGGGAAAGAAAGCGAAAGAAACGATAGTACCCGTATTACACGGGATTGATTTGCGCGTGGAAAAAGGAGAAATTGTAAGCCTCGTCGGTAAAAGCGGTTCTGGCAAGTCGACCTTACTGCATATTATTGGCGGCTTTATCCAGCCAACAAGTGGGCAAGTAGAAATTAATGGGACGCCGATCACCGGCTGGAACGAAGGACAATTAGCAGACTTCCGTTTACAGCATATCGGTTATATTTTTCAAAACTTCCAACTGATACCGAGTATGACCGCAGCTCAAAATATCGAATTGCCGCTCATTTTGAACGGAACATCGAAACAAAAACGCAAACAAAAAGTAGCGGACATGCTACAGCAAGTCGAGCTGGAAGCATTTCCGGATCATTATCCATCCGAACTATCAGGCGGGCAGCAGCAGCGCGTTGCGATAGCCAGAGCACTAATACTTGATCCGCCGCTGATACTGGCTGATGAACCGACTGGAAGCTTGGATAGCGATACCGAAGCAGAACTTCTTTCTCTCATTCAAAAGCTGAATAAACAAGCAGGCATTACCTTCCTTATCATCACACATGACCATGAAGTTGCAGCAATTGCGGACAGACAGCTGGAGATCAGGGACGGTCAGATGCAAAAAGTGAAAGGTGTGATGCCGGTATGA
- a CDS encoding YfhE family protein, whose protein sequence is MNGVSLSDAREVTFRKEFKRADIAGGFRQKKK, encoded by the coding sequence ATGAATGGCGTCAGTTTATCTGATGCCCGTGAAGTAACATTCCGCAAAGAGTTCAAACGCGCGGATATCGCCGGCGGTTTCCGCCAAAAGAAGAAATAA